From the genome of Vicia villosa cultivar HV-30 ecotype Madison, WI linkage group LG2, Vvil1.0, whole genome shotgun sequence, one region includes:
- the LOC131646908 gene encoding subtilisin-like protease SBT5.4 has translation MFILHNFLTYTLSFQNIMWFAKNSLFFLFFTFILLSPSQSSVWAEKKCYIVYLGSHHHDEGVTEADFDRVTDTHHEFLQSYLGSYEKAKESMIYSYTRNINGFAAILDEKEAFDIAEHPNVVSVLLNRRRKLHTTHSWEFMSMEHNGVAPTGSILRKARYGEDTIIGNLDSGVWPEDPSFGDDGIGPIPSRWKGTCQGDNLSIGFHCNRKLIGAMYFNKGFLADAGPNAKYNKTLMNTVRDYHGHGSHTLSIAGGNFVSGANVFGFGNGTAKGGSPKARVAAYKVCWPQTIGHACYDADIVAAFDMAINDGVDVLSISIGNKDPQQYFKDGLSIAAFHAVKKGITVVCSGGNSGPNPGSVTNIAPWILTVAASTLDREFYNSVSLLDGQSFKGGSFSSTLPETKFYPLISAADAKLDQASVENASICSNGTIDPKKVRGKILVCVGGIFAGIEESLVALQAGAVGMILCNDEFGGSDIANDDVHFLPTSQITYEDGISVFSYLNSTNNPQGYIHPPITKLNKQPAPTMADFSSRGPNRITPEILKPDITAPGVDIIAAYSQGISPTPRLAFDKRRVPFITKSGTSMSCPHVAGIAGLLKTLHPDWSPSAIKSAIMTTARTRDNTARPIHDHINAKATPFSYGSGHIRPNRAMDPGLVYDLSTNDYLNFLCYLGYNQTLINKFSDTHYRCEDINIMDFNLPTITIPKLNGSVTLSRKVKNVGPAGTYTAKARATAGVSISVNPKKLEFYKIGEEKSFQLTLEVTRAGLATVFGGLTWSDGKHYVRSPIVVGGVKG, from the coding sequence ATGTTCATATTGCACAATTTTCTCACCTATactctttcttttcaaaacataatGTGGTTTGCAAAGAATTCACTTTTCTTCTTATTCTTCACCTTTATTCTTCTTTCTCCGTCACAATCATCTGTATGGGCAGAGAAAAAGTGTTACATAGTGTACTTGGGATCACATCATCATGATGAAGGCGTTACAGAAGCAGATTTCGACCGAGTTACCGACACTCATCATGAGTTCCTTCAATCATACCTTGGAAGTTATGAGAAAGCAAAAGAGTCAATGATATATTCTTACACAAGGAATATCAATGGCTTTGCTGCGATTCTCGATGAGAAAGAAGCTTTTGACATTGCGGAACATCCAAACGTTGTGTCAGTGTTGTTAAACCGACGTAGAAAGTTACACACGACACATTCGTGGGAATTCATGTCAATGGAACACAATGGTGTTGCACCAACTGGATCTATCTTAAGAAAAGCTAGATATGGTGAAGATACTATTATTGGGAATCTTGATAGTGGTGTATGGCCGGAAGATCCCAGCTTTGGAGATGATGGAATCGGTCCGATTCCTTCGAGGTGGAAGGGAACTTGTCAGGGAGATAACCTTTCTATTGGCTTCCATTGCAACAGGAAGCTGATAGGAGCAATGTACTTCAATAAAGGTTTCTTGGCGGATGCAGGTCCAAATGCAAAATATAACAAAACACTGATGAACACTGTGAGAGACTACCACGGTCATGGATCTCACACGTTATCGATAGCAGGAGGAAACTTTGTTTCTGGAGCTAATGTTTTCGGCTTTGGAAATGGAACTGCTAAAGGTGGTTCTCCCAAAGCTAGAGTCGCGGCTTACAAAGTATGCTGGCCACAGACTATTGGCCATGCGTGTTATGATGCTGATATCGTAGCGGCTTTTGATATGGCGATTAACGATGGAGTTGATGTTCTATCTATTTCTATTGGTAACAAGGACCCTCAACAATATTTTAAGGATGGTCTTTCAATTGCTGCATTTCATGCCGTTAAGAAAGGTATCACTGTGGTATGCTCAGGTGGAAATTCTGGACCAAATCCTGGATCTGTTACTAATATCGCACCTTGGATACTAACTGTTGCTGCAAGTACATTAGATAGAGAGTTTTATAATTCTGTTTCTCTCCTTGATGGACAAAGCTTCAAGGGTGGGAGCTTTTCTAGTACTTTGCCAGAAACCAAGTTTTATCCATTAATCAGTGCTGCTGATGCAAAGTTAGATCAAGCATCTGTTGAAAATGCTTCTATCTGTAGTAATGGAACTATTGACCCTAAGAAAGTTAGAGGCAAAATATTGGTTTGTGTTGGCGGTatttttgcaggaattgaagagaGTCTTGTTGCTTTGCAAGCTGGTGCAGTTGGAATGATTCTTTGTAATGATGAGTTTGGTGGCAGTGACATTGCTAATGATGATGTTCATTTCTTGCCAACATCCCAGATTACTTATGAAGATGGTATTTCTGTTTTTTCATACTTAAATTCAACCAACAATCCACAAGGTTATATTCATCCACCCATAACCAAGTTGAACAAACAACCTGCTCCAACAATGGCAGATTTCTCCTCTAGAGGCCCCAACAGAATCACACCAGAGATCCTCAAACCCGATATAACTGCGCCAGGTGTGGACATTATCGCGGCATATTCACAAGGGATCAGCCCTACCCCCCGATTGGCTTTTGATAAACGCAGGGTTCCTTTTATAACAAAGTCCGGAACATCCATGTCGTGTCCTCATGTCGCGGGAATCGCCGGCCTTCTCAAGACTCTCCATCCTGATTGGAGTCCATCAGCTATTAAATCTGCAATCATGACAACGGCTAGGACAAGGGACAACACTGCTAGACCAATCCATGATCACATTAATGCTAAGGCAACACCATTTTCCTATGGATCAGGTCACATTCGACCGAACCGCGCCATGGATCCTGGTTTGGTCTATGACTTGAGCACCAATGATTACCTAAACTTTCTTTGTTATCTTGGTTATAACCAGACACTGATTAACAAGTTTTCTGATACACATTACCGCTGTGAAGATATAAACATCATGGATTTCAACCTTCCTACAATAACAATACCTAAACTAAATGGTTCGGTTACTTTGAGTAGGAAGGTGAAAAATGTTGGTCCAGCAGGCACATACACTGCAAAGGCTCGTGCAACAGCAGGAGTTTCCATATCTGTGAATCCTAAGAAATTGGAATTTTACAAGATTGGTGAAGAGAAGAGCTTTCAGTTGACACTTGAAGTTACTAGAGCGGGTTTGGCTACTGTGTTTGGAGGGCTAACTTGGTCAGATGGTAAACACTATGTTAGGAGTCCAATTGTAGTTGGGGGAGTGAAAGGTTAA